The Eubacterium maltosivorans genome includes the window TTAAGGGAATCCTTGGCCTGTGTGGGATTAAGGATGTCTCTGTGATTTATGCCCAAGGTATGGAGGAACAGCCGGATAAAACACAGGAGATCATGAATAATGCCTGTTTAGAGGTTGAAGCCTTCTCAAAAGAATGGTAAAATAAAAGCAGATGCGAAAAAAGCGTCTGCTTTTTTAATTTATTTTATAAAAAATTAAGCGAAACATATTAAAATAGAGTTTGTTATTGAGTTTGCTTTATAGTCACAACAGGAGAGATAGTATGCTAAATACAAAAATAACCGATAAGACACCCATGGTGGATATACTTAAAAAGGTTGGCGCGGAGGTATTCGTTGGAAACGATACCACAGATCCTTACGAGGTAGCGCAGGCCTTAATCAAGGAATTATATGATTTGGAGAACACCTATACAGCGGCGATTAAGGAGGTGCGCACCAAGCTTGAGATTTTGAACGACGAGTTTCAGTCAACCCATGAGCGCAACCCGATCCATACCATTCAGTCCAGAGTAAAATCACCCAAGAGCATTGTTGAAAAGCTGGATCGCAAGGGCTTTGACCTGTGCGTTGAGTCCGCCAGAGAAAATCTGGATGATATCGCAGGGATTCGTATCATTTGCCCGTATATTGAGGATATCTACGCTGTTAAAAATCTTTTGAAAGCGCAGGACGATATTGAGCTTGTCCGCGTTACAGATTATATTAAAAAACCAAAGCCAAATGGTTACCGTAGTCTGCATTTAATTTTAAAGGTACCGGTGTTCTTTTCGGACCATAAGGAGATGGTTAAGGTAGAGGTACAGATCCGGACCATCGCTATGGATTTCTGGGCCAGCCTGGAACATCAGCTCCGGTATAAGGCAGTGGATTCTGCCAACATCCCCGAGTCTGTCGCCCGTGAGCTGAAAGAGTGCGCTGATACTATTGCAGAAACAGATGTGAGAATGCAGGATATCCATAACCAGGTAATCCGATAAAATACAGCCGTCAGAAAGCTGCTCTAGCCTCTGACGGCTGTATTTTTGTTTAATAAAACCTTGCGAACTGCCTGTTTTAACAATTTCAAATTGTTATTTTAAGTGTAATAGGATATAATTGTTCTACAGCATGAATATTATGGAGGAAAAAAGTGTCAAAGAATGATTACTCCAATCTTGGCGAGGAAATTAAATCCATTGTGAAAGAAGCCATAAACTCAACGGATTTTAAACAGCTCAACAAAAATATAAGCAATACGGTGAACAGCGCCCTGGAAGAAGTAAAAAAAGGCGTGCAGAGAGGAAAAGCCGTATGGTATGAAACAAGTGCCAGGATTGATGATGAAGAAGAAACAGTAACAGAGGCGCAGGTGGTAGAGCGGCCGCTGCGCGCACCGGTGGCAAAGTCGCCGGCTGGTAAAATATCCAGTATCATTATGATGGTGCTGGGATACTTTGGAATAGGATTCAGCGCCTTTGTATTGGCGGCTGTGGGAATTGCAGTCGGTATATCCGGCAGTCTTATTGCAATGGGTGTATCTATGGGGGTGCTGATCCCTCTGCTGATCGTATGTATCATCCTAGCTGTTACAGGAACAAAATCCAGAGGCCGGGTAAAGCGGTTTTATGAGTATGTTCGCACCCTTAACGGGCAGGCCTATATCTCAGTAAAACAGCTTGCATCCAGCGTTGGAAAAAATGATAAGTTTGTCGTGAAGGATTTATTGAAAATGATTCGTTCTGGTATGTTCCCTGAGGGGCGGATTAATGAGGAAAAAACCTATCTTCTGCTAAGTGATGAAGCCTACGACGCTTATGAAAAATACGAGGAAGGCGTCCGTCTGCGCGAGCGTGAGGAGCGCCGTTTAAGAGAAGAGGTAGAGCGGCAGCAGAGAATGGAAGCCCAAAATCCGATTCTCAAGGAAACGCGTCTGCTCATAGAAGAAGGCAAGGAAAGTATCGAACAGATCCGAGAGGCTAATGAGGCCATTTCAGGGGAAGTGATCTCACAGAAGCTTGACCGCCTGGAAATCATACTCTGCAAAATTTTCGAGTATGTTGAAAACCATACAGATGAGCTTCCCGAAACCCGCAAATTTATGGGCTATTATCTGCCAACGACCCTGAAGCTGGTTAACGCCTACCGTGAAATGGACGCGGAGCCCATCCAGGGAGAGAATATCCGGAGCGCGAAGCATGAGATCGAGGAGACACTGGACACCATCAATTATGCCTTTGAAAATCTGCTTGACAGTTTTTATCAGGACAAGGCGATGGATATCTCTACAGATATTACAGTGCTTGAAACCATGCTGGCCCAGGAAGGCCTGACAGAAAAAGACTTTAACACTGGAGGAAAGTAAAATGAGTGATGAAATAAAAGATTTTGAAACCGTTACGCCGACCCTGACTTTTGACCCCTTCGAGGAAGTAAAGGAGCCGATGCCAGAGACGGTAAAAGAAATGGCTGTAGAGGATGCAGCTTTTAATGAAAATACGCTGACGCCAGAAGAACGTCAGATGGTGGAAAATTTTTCACAGCAGATCGAGCTTACCAATTCTAATATGATCATGCAGTATGGAGCAGGCGCACAGAAAAAAATTGCGGATTTTTCAGAAACAGCGCTGGACAGTGTCAAGAGTAAAGATCTTGGTGAAATTGGCAATATGCTTACCAATATGGTCACAGAGCTTAAAAGCTTTGATGTTCAGGAGGAAGAAAAAGGATTCTTTGGTTTCTTTAAAAAAAGTGCCAATAAGATAACAGCTATGCGTGCAAAATACGCAACAGCAGAAACAAATGTTAATAAAATATCGGAAATTCTGGAAGGTCATCAGATCCAGCTTATGAAGGATGTAGCCATGCTGGATAAAATGTACGAGGTTAATAAAACCTATTTTAAAGAGCTTTCTATGTATATTCTGGCTGGCAAGAAAAAGCTGGCCAAAACTCAAAACGAAGAACTGCCGGCACTGGTAGAAAAATCTAAGCTCAGTGGTTTACCGGAGGACGCCCAGGCAGCCAACGATTTGGCCGCCATGTGCAATCGCTTTGAAAAGAAAATTCATGACCTTGAGCTTACTCGTATGATCTCATTGCAGATGGCGCCGCAGATTCGTCTGGTTCAGAATAATGATATTCTGATGGCAGAAAAAATTCAGTCTTCACTCGTGAATACCATTCCGCTGTGGAAGAGCCAGATGGTACTGGCACTGGGAGTTGTCCACTCAGGGCAGGCAGCGGAAGCTCAGAGACAGGTTACCGATATGACCAACGAGCTCCTCAAGAAAAATGCCGACACCCTTAAAATGGCAACCATTGAAACCGCCAAAGAATCTGAGCGCGGTATTGTAGATATCGAAACTCTGAAGCATACAAATGAATCGCTGATTTCCACTTTTGATGAAGTCCTGCGAATCCAGGCTGAAGGACGAGAAAAACGCCAGGCCGCTGAGGTTGAAATGCAGAAAATTGAAAGTGAACTGAAACAGAAGCTGTTAGAAATTAAAAAATAAAAAGCAGGGCCCCGCCCTGCTTTTTTTATCTGGTTTTATAGTATAATGGATTTTATATAACGCAGTCTATGAAGGATGAGGCTTATAAAAGAAGGGGATGAGGATATGCTGGATCATTTTAAGGATATAACTAAAATGCAGGAAGTACTGCATGAGGCTCAAACGGGGCTATGGGTCATTGAACTGGAGGAAGACAGAAAACCCAGAATGTATGCGGACAGTTCAATGCTGGACCTGCTGGGTTTTGAAGAAGCGCCCACTCCGGAAATGTGCTATCAGTGGTGGTACGACCGTATTGAGGATGATTACTATCCGATTGTTCAGACTGCGGTGGAGAGAATCACGCAGGATGACAGGGCAGAGGTGCAGTATCCCTGGCAGCACCCAAAATGGGGCAGAATTTATGTGCGCTGTGGGGGTGTCAGAGACTGGAATTACAAAAAGGGAATGTGCCTTAGAGGTTATCACCAAAACATCACCAATACAGTAATGCTTAAAAGGGAATATGACGCCATTATACAAACGCTCAGTAAGAGCTATACCGGTATCTTTTTATGTAATCTAGAGGATAAAACCTATAAGGCCATAAAAATGTCTGAAGTTTTTCAGAAATTTCAAATGGATTTTTCCAATTATGAGAGATTTATAGAGAGCTATGCAGTGGGGGAGGTAGCGCCGCAGTATCAGGAAGCCTTTTTAGAAACAGCAGGAATAAAAAATATCTGCAAACGCATCAGAGACGGTGAAAAGCAGAGTGAGGTTCTCTACCGAAATCAGATGGGGAGGTGGCGGCGAATCAAGATTATGCCTTCATCCGAGTATTCGCCGGCGTATCCGTGGGCGATTATCGCTTTTGACGAGCAGGACGTGGAAATGGAAAAAAGGATTGATGATACCATCACACAGATTGCAGTGTCGCAGATTTATAAGATGGTTATCTGTCTTGATTTTGAGCGGGCCGAGTATCATTGTATCCACTATTATGGTGAGCTGCTCCATTTGTCGAAACACGGAAAATCACATGATTTTTATCGGCAGATCATTAAATTGATGCCTTTGGAGGATAAGAAAGCTTTTGACAGCGTCTTTGACATTCAAAGCTACGATAAAAAAGGCTACCTTGAAGGGGTCCTGAGGCTTTGGGATAAAGAAAGGGAAGCCCTGCATTATTATAATTATTACGCTGTCCGGATTGATCAGGATAATGAGGAGCGCATTATATTAATGCTGAGAAACATTGATGACAAACAGGAGGCGCAACGAAGGGAAAATATATTGTCCAATTTATGCCAGTGTTATTACTCCATCTACCTGTTTGATCTGGAAAACAACGTGGAGGAGGCGATCTGGCAGGAAGAATTTATCAGGGAGCGCCATGAATTTCCAAAAGGCAGGCTGGATACATACTATTCAAAATTTGTCAAGGAGTATGTTTACAAAAGGGATCAGGAAAAGATGTACCGTGCGGGGAGTCCGGATTTTTTAAAACATGTGCTCTCACTGGAGCAGCCAGTTTATGAGGTGGATTTCAGAAGACGATATCCAGATGGCCTTTACTGGGTACGATCGCGGTTCAGCATTGCTGAAATAAGGGATGGAGAGGTAACCAAAGTCATTTTTGCCAATATGAATATCAATGAACAAAAGCTGGAAGAGCTGGAGCAGGAGGAGCAGAACCGCAAGGCGCTTCTTGCCGCCTATGAAACAGCCAAAAGCGCCAATGAGGCGAAAAGCAGCTTTTTGGCACAAATGTCCCATGATATCCGCACGCCCATGAACGCCATTATCGGGATGTCCGCCATCGCGTCCAGTCAGATTGATAACCCACAAAAAGTAAGGGAATGTCTGGAAAAGATTAATTTATCAAGCAAACATCTGTTGGCGCTTATCAATGAGATTTTAGATATGTCTAAGATCGAAAAGGGGAAAATTGCCCTGACAGAGGAACCTTTCTGCCTCAGTGATGTGGTTGAGGATGTACGTGCAATGATCCGGGCAGACGCAGTGGATAAAAAGCATGAGTTTACAGTGATCACAAAGGATCTGGAGCACAATATGCTGACGGGAGATGCTGGACGTATTCGACAGGTACTGTTAAATTTAATCAGTAACGCCATTAAATATACTACAAGCAACGGAAAGATTTTTTTTACAGTGCAGGAGGTATCTGCCACAGTACCCGGCTATGGGAGCTTTGTATTTACCGTTGAGGACAATGGTATTGGTATGGATGAGGACTTTCTGGATTATATTTTTGTACCCTTTTCACGGGCTGAGGATCCACAGGTTCAGAGAATCCAAGGAACTGGTTTGGGAATGGCCATTTCGCAAAAAATAGTGGCGGCCATGCAGGGAAACATCCAGGTTGAAAGTAAAAAGGGAGAAGGCAGCCGATTTGTAGTCACCCTAAATCTGAAAATAGAGGAAGGCCACTCGGCTGCCCGGGCCGAAACAGTAAGAAAACCCGCTGTTCAAAAACAAACATCTGGTTTCTCGGGTAAAATAAAGGTGCTGTTGGTGGAGGATAATCCGCTCAATATGGAAATTGCACAGACTATACTGGAAGAAAAAGGATACCTGGTGGAATGTGCTGAGAATGGAGCTGAAGCGCTTAATCTTTTTATAAAGTCAGAGCCCTACACCTACCAGCTTATCCTAATGGATCTGCAAATGCCAGTGATGGATGGCTGTGCCGCGACACGTGAAATCCGGGAAAGTGTGCATTTACAGGCAAAAAACATACCGATTATTGCGCTGACAGCTAATGCCTTTGCGGAGGACATGGCTAAGGCACTGGCGGCAGGGATGAATGATTATGTCTCTAAACCTATTGATTTTAACAAATTGACCGACATCATTGAGAAATGTATAAAAGAATAAAAATAAACCGTCCGAGCTCTGTTTTAAGAGCTTCGGACGGTTTTTGTTCGTTATAAAAGTTTTTCTGCGAGCGCCGTTACTTTTTTCAAAGCCTCGGGGACGTCGATGCTCTGGGGACAGTGCTCAATGCACTCGCCACAGGAAACACACTGCGACTCTTGTTTTTCTGAACCCAGCGCTCTATAGCCGTTGACAAAATCATTTTTATCCTCGCCTAGCATATACTCGTTATAGAGCTTGAAGAGTCCTGGAATCTCTACGCCGGAGGGGCAGTCCATGCAGTACCTGCAGCCGGTGCAGGGAATGGTCTTTGTTTTTGTGAAGATATCGCCGGCCTTGTTGACAAGCGCCATCTCGGATTCGGATAAGGGCTCAAAATTTTCCATGGTACAGATATTATCAGCGACCTGGTCCATGGCGGACATGCCGCTGAGCACAGTGAGCACATTTGGCAGAGTGGCAGCATAGCGCAATCCCCAGGAAGCCAGGCTTTTATCTGGTTCAGCCTCTTTAAGAACAGCAGCCGCCTCATCACAGAGGACTGCCAGGGTGCCGCCGCGCAAAGGCTCCATGACAATACATGGAAGACCATGTGTTTCAAGAATTTCATACTGGCGCTTGGCATTCTGAACATTCCAGTCCACATAGTTTAACTGAAGCTGGACAAAATCCCAGTCATAACGTTCAACCAGCTCCTCCAGCTTTTCCGGAGAGCCGTGAAAGGAAAAGCCCAAATGGCGGATCTGTCCGTCAGCCCTGCGCTTCAGCAGATGTTCCATAATGTTACAGTCATCATAAACCTTAAAGCTTTCATCCGAAATCGCATGGCAAAGGTAAAAATCAAAATAATCTACCTGGCAGTTTTCTAACTGCTTTTCAAAGATCTCATCGACATCCTTTTCCTCTTTTACCAGAAAACCTGGCATCTTACTGGCAAGATAAAACTGATCCCGGGGATATTTTTTCAGAGCTTTGCCCACAAAGGGTTCAGACAGCCGCTGATGATAGTTGAAAGCTGTGTCAAAATAATTAACGCCGTGTTCAAAAGCATAGTCAAAAAGCGCCTGCGCGGCCGCTTCATCAATCTCCGGTCTGTCCGGGCTGATTTTTGGCAGGCGCATACAGCCAAAACCTAAAATTGAAATGGCGTCTTCAGTGTTTCGATAGCTACGTTTATACATTCTCTCCTCCTAATTATGTAAGCCTGTTCTTATGATAACGCTGTAAAAGGGAACTCGCAAGTAATTTTCATATAATTTGAAAAATAAAAAGACACAAGAGGAAAATCCACTGTGTCTTTGAGCGTTATTGATAATTTTGAATAAACGTGGTGTAAAAAGTAATGGCTCGGCCCAGGTTTTCAATGGAAATACGTTCATTGACGTTGTGCATGGCGTCGCGTTCATTTTTAGTGACCTGCACAGGGGTAAAACGATAGATATTTTTTGATACTATATCATACTTACGCGCGTCAGTGCCGCCCAGCGAAATGGATGGAGTCGTTTCTGCGCCAGGGAAGATAACAGAAATGCAGGCTTCCAGATGTCTGTAGGCCTGAGTATCCGTCTCCGAAAAAACAGAAGGGGGATGATTCATCAAGATTTCAAAATCTGGTTTTTTCTTACCGCAGAGCTTAGTGATATGCCGGATCATATCTTCTACGTTGTCTCCCTGCAGCATACGGCAGTTTAAAATAGCGGAAGCCTCTCCTGGGACCACATTAGCCATATCGCTGCCCTGCAGAATGGTCGGCGCAATGGTGCTTCGTATCATGGCATTGGTCATGGGAACCTTTGAGAGTTCTTTGTAGAGCGCAGGCTTTAAAAGCTCAATATGGTCATAAAAACGGCGCTTTCTGCCATGAACATCCGGCGAGACTTTTTTGAGCAGCTGCTTGACCGGCTCGGTAAGATGCGGCGGCATAGGATGATCCTCGATACTGACCAAAAGCCTTGAAAGTTGATGAATGGCGCTGCCCGGTGAGGGCACGGCAGAGTGTCCCCCCTTCTGTGAAAAGGTAACTTTTAAATTGGCCTGTCCCTTTTCGCCGACGCCGACAGTCGCCATTGGACGGTCGATCTGGGGAAAAAGATTTTCAATGCACATGCCGCCCTCATCCAGCACACACTCAAATTGAATGTTCTGGGACTTGAAAAAAGAAGCAATCCGTGAGGCGCCGAGGTTTCCGCCAACTTCCTCGTCAAATCCAAAAGCGAGATAAACATCGCGCTCAGGCTGCTGCTCCATGGTAATAAAGCGTTCCAATGCCTCGAAAAGAGCAATGATCTGGAATTTATCGTCTAAAGCGCCGCGCCCCCAGATATAACCGTCGGCAACGGCGCCGCTGAAGGGTGGGTAAGTCCATCTAGATTCGCTGCCCGGATCGGTCGGGACCACATCGTAATGCCCCAGAAAAAGCAGAGGTCTGGCTTCACGGTTTTTACCTTTCAGGCGGTAAACTAACCCGTAATTATTCACACGGGTATGCTCAAGATGCTCGTGGCAGATGGGGTAGGCTTCCTTTAAAAAGACAATAAAATCATCAAAAGGCTGATAATCCGGCGCGCGTCCGGGCCGGTTAGAAATTGTTTTTATCTGAATGGCCTTAGAAAGGTTCTGTATTGCTTTGTTGAGCGTAAGGGTCGTATTCATGGCGTCACATCCTTTGACAAAATTAAACTTAATGCTATTATATCATAATTGCGAATTCGCGAAAACGAAAATTAAGCCAAAATAATCTCTACACCCATATCTCGGTATAGCTTTACAATGTCAGGGTCTGCGTCGGAGTCTGTGATCAATGTGTCCCCGGATTTTAATTTTCCGACACAGACAAAATCATCCTTACCAAGCTTATCGGAATCGGCCATAATCACCAGCTTTTTTGAGATTTCCGCCAGAACCTTGTATAGACCGATTTCCACCAGACTGCCGTGATGCAGGGAACCGTCGGTGCCAATGCTGGTCACACCGATATAAGCTGTTTCAAACTTGAATTCCCGGATCATTCCCTCCGCGAAGCTGCCGGTAGTCGCCAGGGTGTTGCTGCGCAGCTCACCACCGATGATAATAATCGAAATATTTGTACGCTTGCTGAGCTCAAGGGCTGTGTTGAGTCCGTCTGTCACAATAAGCAGCCGTCTGGAATTATCCAGCTGCCGTGCCAGGGTAAAGACCGTGGTGCCAGAACTCAGAAAAATTTTCTGGCCGTCTGTAATCATGGCGGCGGCTCTTCGGGCGATGCGCTCTTTATGTTCGGTATTTGTGTTTAAACGCACATAAAGAGGTTTTTCCAAAAGAATATCTGTATTGTTTAAAACAGCACCGCCATGGGTTCTGGAAATTTTCCCTTCATTTTCCAATTTATCAAGGTCTCTGCGGATTGTCATCTTTGTTACACCAAAAAGATTACAGAGCTGCGAAACCTCCACACTGCCGTGTTGTTCTAATAGTTGTAGAATTTGTTCCTCTCTTTGTTCTTTTAACATCGTTTATGTCTCCTTTATGTGCTCTTTTGTGTCACTTATCTATAGAATAAACCATTTTAGGATTAATTGCAAGTAGATTAAAGGTAAACGGTTGACTTCTATTATGAAATGTGCTATTATACAAACATAAAGTATCCAAACGAACATGTTAAAGGTTCATTTAAAACATGAGGAGGAATAACAAAGATGGCAAAGTATGTAATCGGTATCGACTTCGGTACGCTCTCCGGTAGAGCTG containing:
- a CDS encoding toxic anion resistance protein, which encodes MSDEIKDFETVTPTLTFDPFEEVKEPMPETVKEMAVEDAAFNENTLTPEERQMVENFSQQIELTNSNMIMQYGAGAQKKIADFSETALDSVKSKDLGEIGNMLTNMVTELKSFDVQEEEKGFFGFFKKSANKITAMRAKYATAETNVNKISEILEGHQIQLMKDVAMLDKMYEVNKTYFKELSMYILAGKKKLAKTQNEELPALVEKSKLSGLPEDAQAANDLAAMCNRFEKKIHDLELTRMISLQMAPQIRLVQNNDILMAEKIQSSLVNTIPLWKSQMVLALGVVHSGQAAEAQRQVTDMTNELLKKNADTLKMATIETAKESERGIVDIETLKHTNESLISTFDEVLRIQAEGREKRQAAEVEMQKIESELKQKLLEIKK
- a CDS encoding DeoR/GlpR family DNA-binding transcription regulator; this encodes MLKEQREEQILQLLEQHGSVEVSQLCNLFGVTKMTIRRDLDKLENEGKISRTHGGAVLNNTDILLEKPLYVRLNTNTEHKERIARRAAAMITDGQKIFLSSGTTVFTLARQLDNSRRLLIVTDGLNTALELSKRTNISIIIIGGELRSNTLATTGSFAEGMIREFKFETAYIGVTSIGTDGSLHHGSLVEIGLYKVLAEISKKLVIMADSDKLGKDDFVCVGKLKSGDTLITDSDADPDIVKLYRDMGVEIILA
- a CDS encoding 5-bromo-4-chloroindolyl phosphate hydrolysis family protein → MSKNDYSNLGEEIKSIVKEAINSTDFKQLNKNISNTVNSALEEVKKGVQRGKAVWYETSARIDDEEETVTEAQVVERPLRAPVAKSPAGKISSIIMMVLGYFGIGFSAFVLAAVGIAVGISGSLIAMGVSMGVLIPLLIVCIILAVTGTKSRGRVKRFYEYVRTLNGQAYISVKQLASSVGKNDKFVVKDLLKMIRSGMFPEGRINEEKTYLLLSDEAYDAYEKYEEGVRLREREERRLREEVERQQRMEAQNPILKETRLLIEEGKESIEQIREANEAISGEVISQKLDRLEIILCKIFEYVENHTDELPETRKFMGYYLPTTLKLVNAYREMDAEPIQGENIRSAKHEIEETLDTINYAFENLLDSFYQDKAMDISTDITVLETMLAQEGLTEKDFNTGGK
- a CDS encoding aldo/keto reductase — translated: MYKRSYRNTEDAISILGFGCMRLPKISPDRPEIDEAAAQALFDYAFEHGVNYFDTAFNYHQRLSEPFVGKALKKYPRDQFYLASKMPGFLVKEEKDVDEIFEKQLENCQVDYFDFYLCHAISDESFKVYDDCNIMEHLLKRRADGQIRHLGFSFHGSPEKLEELVERYDWDFVQLQLNYVDWNVQNAKRQYEILETHGLPCIVMEPLRGGTLAVLCDEAAAVLKEAEPDKSLASWGLRYAATLPNVLTVLSGMSAMDQVADNICTMENFEPLSESEMALVNKAGDIFTKTKTIPCTGCRYCMDCPSGVEIPGLFKLYNEYMLGEDKNDFVNGYRALGSEKQESQCVSCGECIEHCPQSIDVPEALKKVTALAEKLL
- a CDS encoding M20/M25/M40 family metallo-hydrolase; protein product: MNTTLTLNKAIQNLSKAIQIKTISNRPGRAPDYQPFDDFIVFLKEAYPICHEHLEHTRVNNYGLVYRLKGKNREARPLLFLGHYDVVPTDPGSESRWTYPPFSGAVADGYIWGRGALDDKFQIIALFEALERFITMEQQPERDVYLAFGFDEEVGGNLGASRIASFFKSQNIQFECVLDEGGMCIENLFPQIDRPMATVGVGEKGQANLKVTFSQKGGHSAVPSPGSAIHQLSRLLVSIEDHPMPPHLTEPVKQLLKKVSPDVHGRKRRFYDHIELLKPALYKELSKVPMTNAMIRSTIAPTILQGSDMANVVPGEASAILNCRMLQGDNVEDMIRHITKLCGKKKPDFEILMNHPPSVFSETDTQAYRHLEACISVIFPGAETTPSISLGGTDARKYDIVSKNIYRFTPVQVTKNERDAMHNVNERISIENLGRAITFYTTFIQNYQ
- a CDS encoding response regulator gives rise to the protein MLDHFKDITKMQEVLHEAQTGLWVIELEEDRKPRMYADSSMLDLLGFEEAPTPEMCYQWWYDRIEDDYYPIVQTAVERITQDDRAEVQYPWQHPKWGRIYVRCGGVRDWNYKKGMCLRGYHQNITNTVMLKREYDAIIQTLSKSYTGIFLCNLEDKTYKAIKMSEVFQKFQMDFSNYERFIESYAVGEVAPQYQEAFLETAGIKNICKRIRDGEKQSEVLYRNQMGRWRRIKIMPSSEYSPAYPWAIIAFDEQDVEMEKRIDDTITQIAVSQIYKMVICLDFERAEYHCIHYYGELLHLSKHGKSHDFYRQIIKLMPLEDKKAFDSVFDIQSYDKKGYLEGVLRLWDKEREALHYYNYYAVRIDQDNEERIILMLRNIDDKQEAQRRENILSNLCQCYYSIYLFDLENNVEEAIWQEEFIRERHEFPKGRLDTYYSKFVKEYVYKRDQEKMYRAGSPDFLKHVLSLEQPVYEVDFRRRYPDGLYWVRSRFSIAEIRDGEVTKVIFANMNINEQKLEELEQEEQNRKALLAAYETAKSANEAKSSFLAQMSHDIRTPMNAIIGMSAIASSQIDNPQKVRECLEKINLSSKHLLALINEILDMSKIEKGKIALTEEPFCLSDVVEDVRAMIRADAVDKKHEFTVITKDLEHNMLTGDAGRIRQVLLNLISNAIKYTTSNGKIFFTVQEVSATVPGYGSFVFTVEDNGIGMDEDFLDYIFVPFSRAEDPQVQRIQGTGLGMAISQKIVAAMQGNIQVESKKGEGSRFVVTLNLKIEEGHSAARAETVRKPAVQKQTSGFSGKIKVLLVEDNPLNMEIAQTILEEKGYLVECAENGAEALNLFIKSEPYTYQLILMDLQMPVMDGCAATREIRESVHLQAKNIPIIALTANAFAEDMAKALAAGMNDYVSKPIDFNKLTDIIEKCIKE
- a CDS encoding GTP pyrophosphokinase, coding for MLNTKITDKTPMVDILKKVGAEVFVGNDTTDPYEVAQALIKELYDLENTYTAAIKEVRTKLEILNDEFQSTHERNPIHTIQSRVKSPKSIVEKLDRKGFDLCVESARENLDDIAGIRIICPYIEDIYAVKNLLKAQDDIELVRVTDYIKKPKPNGYRSLHLILKVPVFFSDHKEMVKVEVQIRTIAMDFWASLEHQLRYKAVDSANIPESVARELKECADTIAETDVRMQDIHNQVIR